One region of Sulfuriroseicoccus oceanibius genomic DNA includes:
- a CDS encoding aspartate-semialdehyde dehydrogenase — MSTIAIVGATGAVGQEMLECLDQRNVPFDELVLLASARSAGKRIPFRGQELVVRELTHDAFEGIDIALFSAGGGISKEFGPSAAKAGAVVIDNSSAFRMDADVPLVVPEINGDAAFNHPRNIIANPNCTTIVSLMALAPLHRAFGLKSVIGSSYQAVSGSGAQGIAELDTQAKAYAADEEITPSVYPVQIFSNAIPLIGSMTETGYTDEEMKLTKEGAKILDLAGLKASITCVRVPVMRSHSVAITAQFDRPVSVDAAREAIDAFDGVQVIDDPANGKFPTPLDCTNRDDCLVGRIRPSLVLDNALDLWVVGDQVRKGAALNAVQIAELLIARGN, encoded by the coding sequence ATGTCCACCATCGCCATCGTAGGAGCAACCGGAGCCGTAGGCCAGGAGATGCTCGAATGCCTTGATCAACGCAACGTCCCGTTCGACGAGCTCGTTCTGCTCGCATCCGCACGATCGGCTGGTAAACGGATCCCATTCCGAGGACAAGAGCTCGTCGTGCGCGAGCTCACCCACGATGCGTTCGAAGGCATCGACATCGCACTCTTCAGCGCCGGCGGCGGAATTTCCAAAGAGTTCGGCCCATCCGCAGCCAAGGCTGGCGCGGTGGTCATCGACAACTCGTCCGCTTTCCGCATGGATGCCGACGTGCCACTCGTGGTGCCTGAAATCAACGGCGATGCCGCATTCAACCACCCGCGCAACATCATCGCCAACCCGAACTGCACGACCATCGTCAGCTTGATGGCGCTTGCTCCATTGCACCGTGCCTTCGGCTTGAAGTCGGTCATCGGCTCGTCTTACCAGGCGGTTTCCGGATCGGGCGCGCAAGGCATCGCCGAGCTCGACACCCAGGCCAAAGCCTACGCCGCGGATGAAGAGATCACGCCATCGGTTTACCCGGTGCAGATCTTCTCCAACGCGATCCCACTCATCGGCAGCATGACCGAAACCGGCTACACCGATGAGGAAATGAAGCTCACCAAGGAAGGTGCCAAGATCCTCGATCTGGCAGGCCTCAAAGCGTCGATCACCTGTGTGCGCGTGCCGGTCATGCGCTCCCATTCGGTGGCAATCACTGCTCAGTTCGACCGTCCGGTCAGCGTCGACGCAGCCCGCGAGGCCATCGATGCCTTCGACGGCGTCCAGGTCATCGACGACCCGGCCAACGGTAAGTTCCCGACCCCACTCGACTGCACCAACCGCGACGACTGCCTCGTCGGCCGCATCCGTCCGAGCCTCGTGCTCGACAACGCACTCGACCTGTGGGTCGTCGGCGACCAGGTCCGCAAGGGCGCCGCTCTCAACGCGGTGCAGATTGCCGAGCTGCTCATTGCCCGCGGCAACTAA